The genomic DNA GCCGGATTCAACAACGTCGATCTCAAGACGGCGGATGCGTTGGGAATCAAAGTCGTCCGCGTCCCCGCCTACTCGCCGTACTCCGTGGCCGAACATACGGTTGCGATGATCCTTGGGCTGAACCGCCAGATCCCTCGAGCCTACAACCGCGTTCGCGATTGCAACTTCAGCCTCGAAGGACTGCTCGGCTTCGACTTGCATGGCAAGACCTTTGGCCTGATCGGAACCGGCGAGATCGGTCGTGTCGTCGCCAAGATCATGAGCGGATTCGGCTGCCGAATCGTTGCCTATGATCCGTATCCGAATCAACAGTGGGCCGAAGATGCCGGCGTTCAATACGTTGAAATCGACGCGTTGTTGGAACAATCCGATGTGATCTCGCTGCATTGTCCGCTGACCCCCGACACGCATCACATGATCGATGCGGCGGCGGTGCAGAAGATGAAGCCGGGGGTGATGTTGATCAACACCAGCCGCGGCGCGATCGTCGAAACGCAGGCTGTCATCGACGCTTTAAAGTCTTCGAAGATCGGTTCGCTGGGAATCGATGTCTACGAGGAGGAGGACAAGCTGTTCTTCGAAAACCTGTCGGGGCAGGTTGTCCAAGACGATGTTTTCGCGCGGCTGCTAACGTTCCCAAACGTTTTGATCACGGGACACCAAGCCTTTTTCACGAAAGAGGCGTTGCAGCAAATCGCGGCGACGACGCTACAAAACATGAACGATATCCTGCAGCAAGGGAGTTGCAAGAATCAACTGCACGCCAGTTGAACGCTGCGGTCGAGCAGCTATTGTGCAAACGGATTCGCTTGGATTCGCGGAGGGTGAGTCCGCCGCGTCGGGTTAGCTGACCGAGCGGAACGGCCGATGAAGACATCACCTGGGTCGAAGAAGACGTCGTGGACTTGCGACAGCGGAACACTAGGAACCTGTTGAGGTGCCGCTGCGACCGCGCGAGGTGCTTCGCGCAGCGGACTCTGCTCGAGATTGCCAGCTTGCAGTTCCGCGGGGAACTGGCGTTCCGCAGGTTCAACGTCGCGATCGGCTTTTAGAGAAACAGCCCGCGGCAGGCTGGCAGCTTCGTCTGCGGAGCGTTCCACATCGGCGTTTCGATCCGTTGGCTGGCGCAGCATCATCATCGCTACCGCAGCTGAAAAGAGCAGGATCGCAAGGGGTGGAAATGCGCGGATCATAGGGCCATTCGCGGGCAGGAAATGGGCGTGCGGCAGAAATACGAGACCAACGGGACCGGTGCCAGCGGGCCGCAGATGCAGCAATGGATGTCGTCTGCAATGGAAACCTTAGATCACCGCAGCGGGTTGTCCAATTTTTCCTGTCCGATCGACTTTGATCGCCAGACAGCCGCGAGCCAGCTGGGCTGAGAATTTCGGAAAGACCGGTTTTGATCGTTAGCGCGATCGACTTCTTGCCTCAACCCCGCGTAGATTCAAAATTCGCGGATGCCCACACCCGTTGCGATAAGCTAAGGTCTTGTTATTGCGGATCGGTCGTCGAGGGAACGGGCAGCGGTCGATCGACGCTTCCCTGCGGTCGGATACAATCGATCGGGGCCTTCCGTTTTTCCGACTCATACGCGCCCCGGCGTGCTGGAATGCAATGATCGAAGTCAGCGAGCTCACCAAGGCATACGACGACCTGCAAAAGGGAAAGTTTATTGCTGTCGATTCGGTCTCGTTTTCGGTTGGGCCCGGTGAGATCTTCGGTCTGTTGGGGCCCAACGGTGCCGGCAAGACAACCGTACTGCGGATCCTGAGCACCGTTCTGCAAGCCACGTCCGGAATCGCTCGCGTCCAGGGTTATGACGTCTCGGCCGATCCAGCCGCTGTGCGTCGGCGGATCGGTTTTGTCAGCAACAATACAGCCGTCTACGACCGGATGACAGCGTGGGAGATGGTCGAATACTTCGGCCAATTGCACGGCATGCCGCGCGATGCGCTGGACGCTCGACTGGTCGAACTGTTTGCTCAACTGCGAATGGACGACTTTCGCCACGTCCCCGGAGCCAAGCTTTCGACGGGCATGAAGCAGAAGGTTTCGATCGCCCGGGCATTGGTTCACGACCCGCCGGTTTTGATCTTTGATGAAGCGACGCTGGGGCTGGACGTCCTGGTGGCAAGAAACCTGTTGCAGGTGATCCGTTCACTGAAAGATGCCGGCAAGTGTCTGATCTTTTCGACGCACATCATGCGCGAGGTCGAACGGTTATGCGACCGGATCGCTGTGATGCATCGCGGCCGGATCTTGGATACTGGCACCTTAGCCGAACTTCGCGAGCGCCACAGCCAACACGATTTTGAAGAACTCTTCTTCGATCTGCTGAGCCAACACGAAGCGGAGCACGACGACCCCGAATACGATTTGAAAGCGACATAACGGTGCAGCAAGACTCGCAAACACCTCGATTCTCCACCATCCGCCTGATCTATCTGCGCGAGATGCGAGATCAGCTGCGCGATCGCCGGACGATCTTCACCATCGCCATCCTGCCGATGCTGGTCTATCCCTTGGTCGGGATGTTGATGCTGCAGATGGCACAGTTCACGCAGCAGCAACCGATTTCGATCTGCATCGTCGGCGAAGAGAACTTGCCCGGCGAACCGAGCCTGGTGATCGATGATGGCATCAATCCGGCGCTGCTGCAAAAACCGGAAACTGTCCGGATCGAATCGCGAACCCCAGTCGACGTCGCTCCCGATCAGATCGATGAAACATGCCAGTCTTGGATTCGCGACGGACTGTTCGATGCAGTCGTCTTGGTTCCCGCCAGCTTCGACAAGAATGCCAACTCAGCATCCGAGTCCACATCGAATGCGACGAATGATTCCGCAGCAAACAACGATGAATCCTCGGTTGCCGACGCCTCGGCCGACGACGATTCTGAAACCGTTCCGCAGATCGAACTGCTGTACAGCGTCGCTTCGGATCAATCGCGAGTCGCGGGCGATCGGATGCAGATGGTGTTGGATCGCTGGCGCAGCCTGTGGGTGAAAGAGCGATTGATCCGCGAGGGGATCGACGCCAGTGCGCTGCGTCCCTTCGAGATCGAATCGCGCGACATCGCTCCGGAATCGACACGGCGAGCGGCCTTTTGGTCCAAACTGCTGCCGTTTGTGATGCTTGTCTGGGCGATGACCGGCGCGTTTTATCCGGCGATCGATTTGGTCGCCGGCGAAAAGGAACGGGGAACGTTGGAGACGCTATTGTGCAGCCCAGCGCTGCGCGGCGAGATCGTGTGGGGCAAATTGGCCGCGGTCACGACGTTCAGCATCATGACGTCGCTGTTGAATGTGGTCAGCATGCAACTGACAGCGACTTTCGCCTTTCATCAACTGGGACTTTCTCAAGGGAACGCCGCGATGGGATCGCCGCCGATCGGCGCGATGTTGTGGCTGCTGCTAGCACTCTTCCCATTGTCGGCCCTCTTCAGTTCGCTCGCCCTCGCTGTCGCCGCGATGGCCCGCAGCAGCAAAGAGGGACAATACTATTTGATGCCGCTGATGATGGTCACGCTGCCGTTGGTCCTTGTGCCGCTGTTGCCTGGGACGACGCTCAGCCTTGGGACCAGCCTGATCCCAGTGACCGGGATGTTCCTGTTGGTGCGAGCCTTGGTCGAAGGGCAATACAGCGAAGCCCTGCTTCATCTGCCGGTCGTGGCGTTGGTCACCTTTGGTTGTTTGTCGTTGGCCGTCCGTTGGGCGCAGCGACAATTCGAAAACGAAGACGTCCTGTTCCGCGATGGCGAACAATGGGACTTGGGAATGTGGATGCGGCATCTGTGGCGCGATCGCCAACCTGTCGCAAGCGTCGGCCAAGCCTTGATGTGCGGAGTGATCGTCCTGATGGGACTCTTTTTCGGCCGGCTGATGGCTTCTCAGCCGCACAGTTGGAACGATCTCGCGATCGCTATCCTGCTGCCGCAGATCGGTATGATTCTGGCTCCCGCTCTACTGATGTCGATCGTGTTGACGACCAGCATCCGGACCAGCCTGCGGATCCGATTCCCACAGCGTGGCGCGATGGCGGCGGCATTGCTGCTGGGCTTCACGCTACATCCAACCTACAGCCAATTAGGCTACTGGATCGGCGAGATCTATCCGATGTCCGACGCCGCCAAAGAGGCGCTCATGCCGATCATGGAAATGTTAAACGCGCAACCGCTGTGGGCGGTGATCTTCATGATGGCGTTTGTTCCCGCGATTTGCGAAGAGTTTACTTTCCGCGGGTTTATCTTCGGCGGACTCGCTCGAGATCGTGGCGGCTTGCGAGCGATCCTGGTGACCGCGCTGATGTTTGGATTCTCCCACGCGATCTTCCAACAAAGTCTAGCCGCGACCGTGATGGGATGCGTGCTGGGATGGATCGCACTGCGAACCGGCAGCGTTTTGCCAGGGATCGTGCTGCACGTCACCAACAACGCGCTGTCGTTGTCGGTCGCCAGAACCAGCGAACATCCCGAGCTGTTCGATTCGTGGCTCGGATTTTTCTTGCGTCAGAGTGCCGATGGGACTCCATCGTACCAACCGATCTGGATCGTGATCTCGGCCAGTCTCGCCGTCGCCTGTTTGATCTACTACTCGCTGTTCAACGATCAACACGCCGACGATGAAGAGATCCAAAAGAGCGAACGGGAATGGATCAAGTCGCAAGAACTGCAGGCGTCGCAAAACGCGACCTAAGCGATCGCCCGAACGAGAGTTTCAGGCGTTCGAATTCAACGCTTCGAGCGATTCAACGCGGCGACGTCGCGCCGCGGTTGAAAGAGCTTGCCAGCCGAGATCGCTGGAGTTGGATTATTCGTAATCCCACTTCATGATCCACGGGTCGCCCGTCTTCTGTTGGAACTGCTTCAGTTCGGCTTGCATCTTTGCCAACCGGTCTGCGTATTTCGGATCGTCGGCCAAGTTGGTCGTCTCATGCGGATCGGCCTTCAAGTCGAACAGTTCAAACTCGGGACGTTGGATATAACGCCCGACGGTTCGCTTGCCGTACATCGCCTGCATTCCTTGTTCGTATTGCGCCTGCCAAGTCGGTGCGGCCCAAAGGTCCGAAGCAAACGGATAGGGGAGCGGATGGGCGATGTTCCAGATCAGCTTGTATTGCCGCTGGCGAACGGTTCGCATCGGATAATACATCTGGATCTCGTGGAACGTGTGCGATCCATAGACGACGTCCCAACCGGTCGGATCCTGTTCGCCAAGGATCGGCAGGAAGCTGCGGCCGTGGAATTCTTTCTTCGGAGCTTTGACGCCCGCCATGTCGAGGATCGTTGGCGTCATGTCGACCAGGCTAACCATCGCTGGATTGACGGTCCCACGCTCGGGCATCCGCGGATCGCGGACCAGCATCGGGATCGCCAAGCCGGGTTCATATTGAGTCGTCTTGCCACCGGGGAACGCGATCCCATGATCGCTGGTGAAGATCACGATCGTGTTGTCCCAGGCGCCAGCTTGCTTCAAGACTTCGGCCAACCGGCCAACGCCTTGATCGATCCGAGAGACGCTCTGGTAGTACTGGGCCAGTTCGGCGCGACAGACCGGAGTGTCGGGCAAGTAGGGTGGCACGATCACATCGTCGGGAGAATACAACACTTCGTCGACGCCAGCATAACCTTCGGGCTTGTTTCCGAAGGCGTTGGGAGTCAGAGGCAGATCGGGGCGCGAACCGCCGCGATGGGGATCGGAGGTGCAAAAGTAGAGGAAGAACGGCTTGTCGTCCTGTTTCACAAACGACTGCACCCGGTCGGCCATCTGGACCGCATTGCGGCTGTTTCCCGTCAACACTTCTTCGAAGTGATAGACCGATTCGGGAGCGACATGGTATTTCCCGATCCGCCCCGTTCGATAGCCGGCAGCGTTCAAGCGGACCGGCAGACTTTTCGTCTTCGCAAACGAGGTGAAGTGATGGTAGGCGTGTTCGTGACCGTAGTGTCCGTTCTTGTGGTTGTGAAGGCCGGTCAGGATCACCGAACGCGACGCGCTGCAACTGGCGGTGGTGCAGAAGGCGTTGGTGAAGCGGACGCCATCGCTAGCCAAAGCATCGAGGTTCGGTGTTTTGATCGCGTCGTTGCCGTAACACCCCATGTCGGGGCTGAGGTCGTCGGTCACAAACAGGATGATGTTTGGCCGCGATTCGGCGGCGACGCTCACCGTTGAAAAACTGAAGGCTGACACGAGGGCCAGTG from Rosistilla oblonga includes the following:
- a CDS encoding ATP-binding cassette domain-containing protein, which produces MIEVSELTKAYDDLQKGKFIAVDSVSFSVGPGEIFGLLGPNGAGKTTVLRILSTVLQATSGIARVQGYDVSADPAAVRRRIGFVSNNTAVYDRMTAWEMVEYFGQLHGMPRDALDARLVELFAQLRMDDFRHVPGAKLSTGMKQKVSIARALVHDPPVLIFDEATLGLDVLVARNLLQVIRSLKDAGKCLIFSTHIMREVERLCDRIAVMHRGRILDTGTLAELRERHSQHDFEELFFDLLSQHEAEHDDPEYDLKAT
- a CDS encoding ABC transporter permease subunit/CPBP intramembrane protease gives rise to the protein MQQDSQTPRFSTIRLIYLREMRDQLRDRRTIFTIAILPMLVYPLVGMLMLQMAQFTQQQPISICIVGEENLPGEPSLVIDDGINPALLQKPETVRIESRTPVDVAPDQIDETCQSWIRDGLFDAVVLVPASFDKNANSASESTSNATNDSAANNDESSVADASADDDSETVPQIELLYSVASDQSRVAGDRMQMVLDRWRSLWVKERLIREGIDASALRPFEIESRDIAPESTRRAAFWSKLLPFVMLVWAMTGAFYPAIDLVAGEKERGTLETLLCSPALRGEIVWGKLAAVTTFSIMTSLLNVVSMQLTATFAFHQLGLSQGNAAMGSPPIGAMLWLLLALFPLSALFSSLALAVAAMARSSKEGQYYLMPLMMVTLPLVLVPLLPGTTLSLGTSLIPVTGMFLLVRALVEGQYSEALLHLPVVALVTFGCLSLAVRWAQRQFENEDVLFRDGEQWDLGMWMRHLWRDRQPVASVGQALMCGVIVLMGLFFGRLMASQPHSWNDLAIAILLPQIGMILAPALLMSIVLTTSIRTSLRIRFPQRGAMAAALLLGFTLHPTYSQLGYWIGEIYPMSDAAKEALMPIMEMLNAQPLWAVIFMMAFVPAICEEFTFRGFIFGGLARDRGGLRAILVTALMFGFSHAIFQQSLAATVMGCVLGWIALRTGSVLPGIVLHVTNNALSLSVARTSEHPELFDSWLGFFLRQSADGTPSYQPIWIVISASLAVACLIYYSLFNDQHADDEEIQKSEREWIKSQELQASQNAT
- a CDS encoding 2-hydroxyacid dehydrogenase, which gives rise to MRIALFASKPYDRQFFDQANREGEHEIVYIEARLSQQTVQLAEGFPAVCVFVNDLVDAQVLQQLHSGGTSIVALRSAGFNNVDLKTADALGIKVVRVPAYSPYSVAEHTVAMILGLNRQIPRAYNRVRDCNFSLEGLLGFDLHGKTFGLIGTGEIGRVVAKIMSGFGCRIVAYDPYPNQQWAEDAGVQYVEIDALLEQSDVISLHCPLTPDTHHMIDAAAVQKMKPGVMLINTSRGAIVETQAVIDALKSSKIGSLGIDVYEEEDKLFFENLSGQVVQDDVFARLLTFPNVLITGHQAFFTKEALQQIAATTLQNMNDILQQGSCKNQLHAS
- a CDS encoding sulfatase; its protein translation is MKQRIGFLALALVSAFSFSTVSVAAESRPNIILFVTDDLSPDMGCYGNDAIKTPNLDALASDGVRFTNAFCTTASCSASRSVILTGLHNHKNGHYGHEHAYHHFTSFAKTKSLPVRLNAAGYRTGRIGKYHVAPESVYHFEEVLTGNSRNAVQMADRVQSFVKQDDKPFFLYFCTSDPHRGGSRPDLPLTPNAFGNKPEGYAGVDEVLYSPDDVIVPPYLPDTPVCRAELAQYYQSVSRIDQGVGRLAEVLKQAGAWDNTIVIFTSDHGIAFPGGKTTQYEPGLAIPMLVRDPRMPERGTVNPAMVSLVDMTPTILDMAGVKAPKKEFHGRSFLPILGEQDPTGWDVVYGSHTFHEIQMYYPMRTVRQRQYKLIWNIAHPLPYPFASDLWAAPTWQAQYEQGMQAMYGKRTVGRYIQRPEFELFDLKADPHETTNLADDPKYADRLAKMQAELKQFQQKTGDPWIMKWDYE